The following are from one region of the Corylus avellana chromosome ca1, CavTom2PMs-1.0 genome:
- the LOC132176664 gene encoding eukaryotic translation initiation factor 3 subunit I-like, with translation MRPILMKGHERPLTFLKYNRDGDLLFSCAKDHTPTVWFADNGERLGTYRGHNGAVWCCDVSRDSMTLITGSADQTAKVWNVQTGEQLFTFNFGCPARAVDLAVGDHLAVITTDPFMDSPSAIHVKIIARDPADQTGDSVLTIKGPQGRINRAVWGPLNTTIISAGEDAVVRIWDSETGKLLKESDKESGHKKTITALTKSVDGSHFLTGSLDKSARLWDIRTLTLIKTYVTERPVNAVAMSPLLDHVVLGGGQDASNVTTTDHRAGKFEAKFYDKILQEEIGGVKGHFGPINALAFNPDGKSFSSGGEDGYVRLHHFDPDYFNIKI, from the exons ATGAGACCGATTTTGATGAAAGGCCATGAAAGGCCGTTGACGTTCTTGAAGTACAACCGGGACGGGGACCTCCTTTTCTCCTGCGCGAAGGACCACACTCCCACCGTCTGGTTCGCCGACAACGGCGAGCGCCTCGGCACCTACCGCGGCCACAACGGCGCAGTATGGTGCTGCGACGTCTCAA GGGATTCCATGACGCTTATCACTGGGAGCGCAGATCAGACTGCGAAGGTTTGGAATGTGCAAACCGGAGAGCAATTGTTCACGTTCAATTTCGGTTGTCCGGCCAGGGCTGTGGACCTCGCTGTCGGGGATCACCTCGCTGTCATTACCACCGATCCATTCATGGATTCTCCTTCCGCAATTCACGTTAAAATCATCGCCAGAGACCCCGCTGACC AGACTGGCGACTCTGTTCTTACCATCAAGGGCCCTCAGGGAAGAATTAATAGAGCTGTTTGGGGACCCTTGAATACCACCATCATAAGTGCTGGAGAAGATGCCGTGGTTCGTATATGGGATTCCGAG ACAGGAAAACTGCTTAAAGAGTCAGACAAGGAATCTGGccacaaaaaaacaattacGGCACTTACAAAATCTGTAGATGGTTCTCATTTCCTCACTGGTTCACTTGACAAATCTGCTAGA CTGTGGGATATCAGAACATTGACTCTTATCAAGACGTATGTGACCGAACGCCCAGTCAATGCAGTTGCAATGTCTCCACTTCTTGATCAT GTGGTGCTTGGAGGTGGTCAAGATGCATCTAATGTCACAACTACTGATCATCGTGCTGGAAAGTTTGAGGCTAAATTCTATGACAAG attcttcaagaagaaattGGAGGTGTGAAAGGGCATTTTGGACCAATAAATGCTCTGGCATTCAACCCTGATGGAAAAAG TTTCTCAAGCGGAGGTGAAGATGGTTATGTACGTTTACATCACTTTGACCCCGATTACTTTAACATCAAGATCTAG